A part of Molothrus aeneus isolate 106 unplaced genomic scaffold, BPBGC_Maene_1.0 scaffold_30, whole genome shotgun sequence genomic DNA contains:
- the DCAF15 gene encoding DDB1- and CUL4-associated factor 15: MAPSSKAERGGPGGKRGAAGGAGPGAAPRGRREHLVRQLDRVRLSGQLSPRLFRKLPPRVCVTLKSIVDEEFLWAGHIFLGFSKCGRYVLSYTSSSGDDDFSFYLYHLYWWEFNVHSKLRLVRQVRLFQDEEIYSDLYLTVCEWPGDSDKVIVFGFNTRSAPGLQVNLMLMSDENHRDIYVSTVAVPPPRHCPACQSARETPGEAPPACLRHGFLLHTKFQVVYPFPTFQPAFQLRKDHVVLLNTSFSLVACAIAVHPAGDSSSQQILYRRRNLPEPPPSPPPPQQQQQQQPPQDGAGLEGSGVSPPPSQPPQGPPQSADPPRTPPPSLAVTKAKEFVADLFRRAQGNEGGSGGSQSSGGDDPQPSPPGPLPTMAGSPPGDPSPPETPPEPGYVNYTKLCYVLEPGDTPEDLEDDKISLPFVVTDLSGRSLRPLRDRDRATAQGQFLAVEQLSLDFEYVINEVIRNDAAWARQFCSFSDYDIVILEVCPETNQVLINIGLLLLAFPCPEHEGQLRPRTHHTSLKVSWDLNSGAFTTVGVGELTEVKGQTSGSVWSSYRKGCVDTVMRWLVPEAPGRGVHRMTNEALHKGCSLKVLADNERYTWIVL; encoded by the exons ATGGCGCCGAGCTCGAAagcggagcggggcggccccggggggaaacggggggcggcggggggagccgggcccggggctgcaCCCCGAGGTCGCCGGGAGCACCTCGTGAGGCAGCTGGACCGCGTCCGG CTCAGCGGGCAGCTCTCCCCCCGCCTGTTCCGGAAGCTTCCACCGCGCGTTTGTGTCACCCTCAAGAGCATCGTGGATGAGGAGTTCCTGTGGGCAGG gcacaTCTTCCTGGGCTTCTCCAAGTGCGGTCGCTACGTTCTGTCCtacaccagcagctctggggacgACGACTTCTCCTTCTACCTGTACCACCTGTACTGGTGGGAGTTCAACGTGCACAGCAAGCTGCGCCTG GTGCGTCAGGTGCGGCTGTTCCAGGACGAGGAGATTTACAGCGACCTCTACCTGACCGTGTGCGAGTGGCCCGGGGACAGCGACAAGGTCATCGTCTTTGGCTTCAA cacGCGCTCGGCCCCGGGGCTGCAGGTGAACCTGATGCTGATGAGTGACGAGAACCACCGGGACATCTACGTGAGCACCGTGGCCGTGCCACCCCCGCGGCACTGCCCCGCCTGCCAGAGCGCCAGGGAGACCCCCG GTGAGGCCCCCCCCGCGTGCCTGCGCCACGGCTTCCTGCTGCACACCAAGTTCCAGGTGGTGTACCCCTTCCCCACCTTCCAGCCCGCCTTCCAGCTGCGCAAGGACCACGTGGTGCTGCTCAACACCAGCTTCTCCCTGGTGGCCTGCGCCATTGCCGTGCACCCCGCGG gtgacagcagctcccagcagatcCTGTACAGACGCCGGAACCTTCCAGAAccgcccccctccccacccccaccacaacaacagcaacagcaacaacccCCCCAGGACGGGGCGGGGCTggaggggtctggggtctcccccccaccctcccaacccccccagggacccccccaaagTGCGGACCCCCCCCGAACCCCCCCCCCGTCCCTGGCAGTGACCAAAGCCAAGGAATTCGTGGCCGATCTGTTCCGCAGGGCTCAGGGAAATGAGGGGGGGTCCGGGGGGTCTCAAAGCTCAGGGGGGGACGACCCCCAACCCTCCCCACCCGGACCCCTCCCCACAATGGCCGGGAGCCCCCCgggagacccctccccacccgAGACCCCCCCTGAACCCGGGTATGTGAACTACACCAAGCTGTGCTACGTGCTGGAGCCCGGGGACACCCCCGAGG ATTTAGAGGATGACAAAATCTCCCTTCCCTTCGTGGTGACCGACCTGAGCGGCCGCAGCCTGAGGCCCCTGCGGGACCGGGACCGAGCCACGGCCCAG GGGCAGTTCCTGGCCgtggagcagctgagcctggaTTTCGAGTACGTCATTAACGAGGTGATCCGGAACGACGCGGCCTGGGCGCGGCAGTTCTGCTCCTTCAGCGACTACGACATCGTCATCCTCGAG gtgtgccctgagACCAACCAGGTGCTGATCAACattgggctgctgctgctggccttcCCCTGCCCCGAGCACGAGGGGCAGCTGCG CCCCCGGACCCACCACACCAGCCTCAAGGTCTCCTGGGACCTCAACAGCGGCGCCTTCACCACCGTGGGGGTGGGAGAGCTCACCGAGGTCAAGGGGCAGACCAG CGGCAGCGTGTGGAGCTCGTACCGCAAGGGCTGCGTGGACACCGTCATGCGCTGGCTCGTGCCCGAGGCCCCCGGGCGGGGCGTGCACAGGATGACCAACGAGGCCCTGCACAAGG gctGTTCCCTGAAGGTCCTGGCTGACAACGAGCGCTACACCTGGATtgtgctgtga